The proteins below are encoded in one region of Ferruginibacter lapsinanis:
- a CDS encoding bactofilin family protein, with protein sequence MFNTKSKAPFAETVGNGITIVGAGTTITGDIESNGDIRIDGTIIGNIISRSKILVGPEGNIDGDLHGQQADILGNVNGKINVTDLLQLRGKANVKGDIYAGKLHIEPSVTFNGQCHMGANVVELNTEIATAVNQ encoded by the coding sequence ATGTTCAATACAAAATCTAAAGCTCCATTTGCCGAAACTGTAGGTAATGGAATAACAATTGTTGGAGCAGGAACAACCATTACCGGAGATATTGAAAGCAATGGAGATATACGGATAGATGGTACTATTATCGGTAATATTATTTCCAGGTCAAAAATATTAGTAGGCCCCGAAGGAAATATTGACGGAGATCTGCACGGGCAGCAAGCAGATATTTTAGGTAATGTGAACGGTAAAATTAATGTAACAGACCTCTTGCAACTTAGAGGAAAGGCAAATGTAAAAGGTGATATCTATGCCGGTAAATTACATATAGAGCCTTCGGTAACATTTAATGGGCAATGTCATATGGGGGCAAACGTAGTAGAATTAAACACAGAAATAGCCACGGCAGTAAATCAATAA
- a CDS encoding SprT-like domain-containing protein, translating to MPKEEAPLHQLQAYLPDGCLDDVLHYLHLHKVHLTITRERKTVLGDYRNSFADKNHRISVNGNLNKYAFLITLLHELAHLFTFERFGNRVQAHGQEWKNEYSKILAQFLLKKIFPGDIQKALYKTLQNPAASSCADTSLLRVLHQYDAKKEGVILIEKLPSGNLFAIKGGRVFRKEEKVRKRYKCTEVKTGKVYLFSPVYEVILINE from the coding sequence ATGCCTAAAGAGGAAGCTCCATTACACCAGTTACAAGCTTATTTACCCGATGGGTGTCTGGATGATGTGTTGCATTATCTTCACCTGCATAAAGTACATCTAACTATTACCCGTGAGCGCAAAACGGTATTGGGAGATTATCGCAATTCTTTTGCTGATAAAAATCATCGCATCAGTGTAAACGGTAATCTCAATAAGTATGCATTTTTAATTACCTTGTTACATGAGCTGGCACATTTATTCACTTTCGAACGATTTGGCAATAGGGTGCAGGCCCATGGGCAGGAATGGAAGAATGAGTATAGCAAGATATTAGCTCAATTCTTATTAAAAAAGATTTTTCCCGGAGATATTCAAAAGGCTTTATACAAAACATTGCAAAATCCTGCGGCAAGTAGTTGCGCAGATACATCTTTATTAAGAGTGTTGCATCAGTATGATGCAAAGAAAGAGGGAGTGATCTTAATAGAAAAATTGCCATCAGGAAATTTGTTTGCAATAAAAGGCGGCAGAGTTTTTAGAAAAGAAGAAAAAGTACGTAAACGGTATAAATGCACAGAAGTTAAAACAGGTAAGGTCTATTTGTTTAGTCCCGTGTATGAAGTCATACTGATCAATGAATAA
- a CDS encoding RNA polymerase sigma factor, whose protein sequence is MELVKKYSEDELVVLLKGQDRQAFSYLYDNYAAALNGLIFRMVEDKELAEDILQEAFVKIWNNFAQYDSTKGRLFTWMLNLTRNLTIDTLRSKGYKKQRKISSDENSVSNIQDTNFGADKFDTMGLQKQLANLKPEQRTIIDLAYFKGYTQDEISKNTGIPLGTVKTRMRAAITELRKILK, encoded by the coding sequence TTGGAGTTAGTAAAAAAATATAGTGAGGATGAATTGGTGGTATTGCTCAAAGGGCAAGACCGTCAGGCATTTTCGTATTTGTATGATAACTATGCCGCAGCTCTAAACGGGCTTATCTTTCGGATGGTTGAAGATAAAGAGCTGGCAGAAGATATTTTACAGGAGGCTTTTGTTAAAATATGGAATAATTTTGCACAGTACGATAGTACTAAAGGCCGGTTGTTTACCTGGATGCTCAACTTGACACGGAATCTGACTATTGATACATTGAGAAGCAAGGGCTATAAAAAGCAAAGGAAAATCTCAAGTGATGAAAATTCCGTAAGTAATATACAAGACACCAATTTTGGTGCTGACAAGTTTGATACAATGGGGTTACAGAAACAATTAGCCAACTTAAAACCAGAACAGCGTACCATTATTGATTTGGCATATTTCAAAGGCTATACACAGGATGAAATTTCTAAGAATACAGGTATACCCTTGGGGACAGTTAAAACAAGAATGAGGGCAGCTATTACAGAGTTAAGAAAAATATTAAAATAA
- a CDS encoding anti-sigma factor gives MQVKDIISSGLLELYATGIASEEEILQVEQWAKQYPEVAAELAEIQIGMEAYAAAHAIAPAADVKEKIFSQIASKHNNDIGGGGRVVGITPFWKYAAAASAILLFGSLALNIILINKNSSTKRSLQETQQTLAGLQQQNEDMKKDMHVVQDKYSMPVSLNPMPGMDAAAKVFWMKNTGEVYIDPSNLPDAPEGKNYQFWAIVDGKPVSGGMILINKKGEKFRIQKMKSFGKAEAFAVTLEDGMDSPVPKGPMYVMGKM, from the coding sequence GTGCAGGTAAAAGATATCATATCATCGGGTTTATTGGAGCTATATGCTACCGGGATCGCCTCGGAGGAGGAAATATTGCAGGTAGAGCAATGGGCCAAGCAATACCCTGAGGTTGCAGCAGAATTGGCTGAAATACAGATAGGTATGGAGGCTTATGCGGCGGCTCATGCCATTGCACCTGCTGCGGATGTTAAAGAAAAAATATTTTCCCAAATAGCTTCAAAACACAATAACGATATAGGGGGTGGTGGAAGGGTTGTAGGAATTACTCCTTTCTGGAAATACGCAGCCGCCGCTTCTGCGATCTTGTTATTTGGTAGCCTTGCATTGAATATAATATTGATCAATAAGAATAGTAGCACTAAAAGAAGTTTACAGGAAACGCAACAAACATTGGCCGGTTTGCAGCAGCAAAATGAGGATATGAAAAAGGATATGCATGTGGTACAGGATAAATACAGCATGCCTGTCTCGTTAAATCCAATGCCTGGTATGGATGCTGCGGCAAAAGTTTTCTGGATGAAAAATACAGGAGAGGTTTATATCGATCCGAGTAATTTGCCGGATGCCCCCGAAGGGAAAAATTACCAGTTCTGGGCAATTGTTGATGGCAAGCCTGTTAGTGGAGGTATGATCCTGATCAATAAAAAAGGAGAAAAATTCAGGATACAAAAAATGAAATCTTTTGGTAAGGCAGAGGCTTTTGCTGTTACCCTCGAAGATGGAATGGATAGCCCTGTTCCTAAAGGACCGATGTATGTAATGGGAAAAATGTAA
- a CDS encoding fasciclin domain-containing protein, whose translation MKKLMIVAIATVFANFSFAQMMGNSINKMSMEKTVTVGGAPMYPSKNIVENAVNSKDHTTLVAAVKAAGLVETLQSAGPFTVFAPVNAAFDKLPAGTVDNLLKPENKMALTGVLTYHVVAGKLSAADLMAKIKAGMGKAMLKTVAGGNLWVMLKGKKIVIKDENGGMAFITIKDVNQSNGVIHVIDHVLLPK comes from the coding sequence ATGAAAAAACTAATGATCGTTGCAATTGCAACAGTATTTGCCAACTTTTCCTTTGCACAAATGATGGGTAATTCTATAAACAAAATGTCAATGGAAAAAACGGTAACGGTTGGAGGGGCGCCAATGTATCCTTCAAAAAATATTGTAGAAAATGCAGTAAACAGTAAAGACCATACTACATTGGTAGCTGCCGTAAAAGCGGCAGGTTTGGTAGAGACCCTACAAAGTGCAGGACCATTTACGGTATTTGCACCGGTAAATGCAGCTTTCGATAAATTGCCAGCAGGTACAGTTGATAATTTATTAAAACCTGAGAACAAAATGGCGTTGACAGGTGTTTTAACTTATCATGTTGTTGCAGGTAAATTAAGTGCTGCAGATTTAATGGCAAAAATAAAGGCTGGCATGGGCAAGGCAATGTTGAAGACTGTGGCAGGAGGTAATTTGTGGGTAATGTTAAAGGGTAAGAAAATTGTTATTAAAGATGAAAACGGAGGGATGGCATTTATAACAATTAAAGATGTAAATCAAAGTAATGGTGTGATACATGTAATAGATCACGTGCTTTTACCAAAATAA
- a CDS encoding FAD-binding and (Fe-S)-binding domain-containing protein produces the protein MKCRILKWVKFALQLQRKQVSMKAQLAQLAKSLEGDLFDDLTMRTLYATDASAYREMPLAVVIPKNIADLKKVIAFAHANKTSVIPRTAGTSLAGQVVGNGIIVDVSKYFTSILELNAEEKWVRVQPGVIRDELNMFLKPHGLFFGPETSTANRAMIGGMVGNNSCGSNSVVYRSTREHLLEVKALLSDGSEAEFKSLNIDEFHAKCEGDSLEADIYKKVRSILSNYDNQVEIRKEFPKKSVERRNTGYAIDVLLESAPFTAGTEDFNFCKLIAGSEGTLAFLTEIKLNVVPLPPKENGLLCVHFNSIDEALRANLIALKYKPSASELIDHYILECTKDNIEQSKNRFFVQGDPGAILVVEYAATNREEVVEIAKKVEAEMRSANLGYHFPLLFGADTKKIWTLRKAGLGLLSNLPGDAKAVPVIEDTAVDVNDLPAYIRDFNEILKKHDLYSVHYAHAGSGEIHLRPIINLKTKEGNQLFRTIAEEIATLVKKYDGSLSGEHGDGRLRGEFIKQMVGPKNYELLKEIKRTWDPENVFNPNKIVDTPSMNSMLRYTPGQQTPEFKTVFRFNNQNVLQHAEQCNGSGDCRKTELSGGTMCPSFMATRNEKDTTRARANILREFLTNSDKLNRFDHKEIYEVMDLCLSCKGCKSECPSNVDVAKLKAEFLQHYYDANGVPFRSRLIANFSTFGKLGSIVPGLYNFAVTTAPISTIIKKFAGFATKRSMPTLYKTTLSAWYKKNRKSKVVVNQKLVYLFCDEFTNYNDTEIGIKAILLLEKLGYEVVIPTHVDSGRASLSKGLIRDAQKIANKNVELLSAVITAENPLIGIEPSAILTFRDEYIDLVAEDKLPAAKALAKNVFLIDEFIANEIDKGNIRKEQFTKEKKEIKLHGHCQQKSLSSTVSSVKILSLPENYTVETIPSGCCGMAGSFGFEKEHYDLSMQVGELVLLPTVRKQPVDTIIAAPGTSCRHQIHDGTGRTAQHTIEVLYNALA, from the coding sequence ATGAAGTGTCGCATTTTAAAATGGGTTAAATTTGCACTCCAATTACAAAGAAAGCAAGTAAGCATGAAGGCGCAGTTAGCACAATTAGCAAAAAGTTTAGAGGGTGATCTGTTTGATGATTTAACCATGCGTACACTATACGCCACGGATGCATCAGCTTATCGTGAGATGCCATTGGCAGTGGTCATTCCTAAAAATATAGCGGATCTTAAAAAAGTAATTGCATTTGCACATGCAAATAAAACATCCGTGATACCACGTACAGCTGGTACTTCATTAGCGGGCCAGGTGGTAGGCAATGGTATCATCGTAGATGTGTCAAAATATTTCACTTCTATCCTGGAATTGAATGCCGAAGAAAAATGGGTGAGGGTGCAGCCGGGAGTGATACGAGATGAACTGAACATGTTTTTAAAACCACACGGACTATTTTTTGGACCGGAAACGTCTACAGCCAATAGAGCTATGATCGGAGGTATGGTGGGCAATAATTCATGTGGGTCAAACTCTGTGGTATACAGAAGTACCAGGGAACATTTGCTGGAAGTAAAGGCTTTGTTAAGCGATGGCAGTGAGGCTGAGTTCAAATCATTGAACATTGATGAATTTCATGCTAAATGTGAGGGAGATTCTTTGGAAGCCGATATCTACAAAAAAGTTCGCAGCATACTAAGCAATTATGATAATCAGGTAGAAATAAGAAAAGAATTTCCTAAAAAAAGTGTAGAAAGAAGAAATACCGGTTATGCAATAGATGTATTGTTGGAATCGGCGCCATTTACTGCCGGCACAGAAGATTTCAATTTTTGTAAACTCATTGCTGGCTCCGAAGGCACATTGGCTTTTTTAACAGAGATAAAACTGAATGTAGTTCCGCTTCCTCCAAAAGAAAATGGATTATTGTGTGTGCATTTTAACAGCATTGATGAAGCATTAAGAGCTAATTTGATCGCATTAAAATACAAGCCGAGTGCAAGCGAACTGATCGATCATTATATTTTAGAATGTACAAAGGATAATATTGAGCAGAGCAAGAACAGATTTTTTGTTCAGGGAGATCCCGGGGCAATATTAGTGGTAGAATACGCTGCAACTAATAGAGAAGAAGTGGTAGAAATTGCAAAGAAAGTAGAAGCTGAAATGCGTAGTGCAAACCTGGGGTATCATTTTCCTTTGCTGTTTGGAGCAGATACAAAAAAAATATGGACGTTACGTAAAGCTGGTTTAGGGTTGCTAAGTAACCTGCCAGGTGATGCCAAGGCCGTGCCTGTAATTGAAGATACTGCGGTAGATGTGAATGATCTGCCTGCATATATCCGTGATTTTAATGAGATACTGAAAAAACATGATCTGTACTCTGTGCATTATGCACATGCAGGAAGTGGAGAAATACATTTACGTCCGATCATTAATTTAAAGACCAAAGAAGGTAATCAGCTTTTCAGAACAATTGCTGAAGAGATCGCTACTTTGGTTAAAAAATATGATGGCTCTTTAAGTGGGGAACATGGTGATGGCAGATTACGAGGAGAGTTTATCAAGCAAATGGTAGGCCCCAAAAACTATGAATTACTGAAAGAGATAAAACGTACTTGGGATCCGGAAAATGTATTTAATCCGAATAAGATCGTTGATACGCCTTCAATGAACAGTATGCTCCGCTATACGCCGGGGCAGCAAACACCCGAATTTAAAACTGTTTTCCGTTTTAATAATCAGAATGTGTTACAACATGCAGAGCAATGCAACGGTAGTGGAGATTGCAGAAAAACTGAATTGAGCGGCGGAACAATGTGCCCTTCATTTATGGCTACTCGTAATGAGAAGGATACCACCAGGGCAAGAGCAAATATTTTACGTGAATTTTTAACCAATTCAGATAAACTGAATCGTTTTGATCATAAAGAAATTTATGAAGTAATGGATTTGTGTTTGAGTTGTAAAGGCTGTAAATCTGAGTGCCCGAGTAATGTAGATGTAGCCAAACTGAAAGCGGAGTTTTTACAGCATTATTATGATGCCAATGGTGTTCCTTTCAGGTCAAGATTGATAGCCAATTTCAGCACCTTTGGGAAATTAGGGTCAATTGTTCCGGGCTTATATAATTTTGCGGTAACTACAGCGCCTATCAGCACAATAATAAAGAAGTTTGCAGGCTTTGCAACTAAACGCTCTATGCCTACACTCTACAAAACTACACTAAGCGCATGGTATAAGAAGAATCGTAAATCAAAGGTCGTAGTAAATCAAAAATTAGTTTACCTGTTTTGCGATGAGTTCACAAACTACAACGATACAGAGATTGGCATCAAAGCAATTTTATTGTTAGAAAAATTGGGATATGAGGTTGTGATCCCTACGCATGTGGATAGTGGCAGGGCATCATTGTCAAAAGGTTTGATAAGAGATGCTCAAAAAATAGCTAATAAAAATGTTGAGTTATTGAGCGCTGTTATTACTGCTGAAAATCCTTTGATTGGGATAGAACCAAGTGCTATTCTTACTTTTAGAGATGAATACATTGACCTGGTGGCGGAGGATAAACTGCCTGCAGCCAAAGCATTGGCTAAAAATGTTTTCTTGATCGATGAGTTTATAGCGAACGAAATTGATAAAGGAAATATCCGCAAAGAGCAGTTTACCAAAGAGAAAAAAGAGATCAAATTGCATGGGCATTGTCAGCAAAAATCATTGTCTTCTACTGTGTCATCAGTAAAAATATTATCATTGCCCGAGAACTATACTGTTGAGACAATTCCTTCCGGCTGTTGCGGAATGGCAGGTTCTTTCGGTTTTGAAAAAGAACATTATGACTTGTCTATGCAGGTAGGCGAGTTGGTATTATTGCCAACTGTACGTAAACAGCCTGTGGATACCATCATTGCGGCACCAGGCACCAGTTGTCGTCATCAGATACATGATGGCACCGGCAGAACAGCGCAACATACTATTGAGGTATTGTATAATGCTTTAGCTTAG
- a CDS encoding TIM-barrel domain-containing protein, whose product MKLKFSFFFLLVFLFSTGFAQKDIFKKDNGVYIFQQYSNNIIKVTYTPHNYTANENISDAVILKPTLKNTHKAKLVSEDKDHFMLKGIPLKGNKKIIFSDFLGGDNFRGFAFKLDEGERVFGGGERALPLNRRGYKFNLYNGPWYGYGEGADNLNYSVPFVMSNKGYGLFFDNPSRGYFDIGKTTPDSFIAGFSGGELNFYIILGKDYKEILYHYHQLTGTQPLPPRWALGNLMSRFGYTSQEQANDIVAKMKEQKVPVDAIIFDLFWFGDSIQNTLGNLSWVNKTKWPDPKKMIGDFKKQHINTILITEPFVVKSSSNYTNTTQYHAVDSAGKPYVLTNFYFGKGGLLDMFRKDARQWFWSKYKEQMKLGVESWWGDLGEPETHPADMYHNLKDIGFKRLFKADEVHNAYGNVWTKMLFDQYAKEYPTKRLFSLNRSGFAGTQRYGIFPWSGDVGRSWSGLRAQLPVMLGMSMSGIPYVHADAGGFAGGEGDNELYVRWLQFAAFTPIFRPHGTALGDVDKNAFSFPSEAALIEEPYRSEAKAAINLRYALLPYNYTLAYNQTKKGAPLVAPLYYYYPNDTTALNVGDEFMWGENILVAPVLEKGVKERSVYLPGGTWYELKNTFNSDLAYNTHEGSFVTPVLSNEIPAYVKAGSFIPMIKRPEGTNTSGYNLADFTVNYYADNKSSDYDLFDDDGVTKQSVTNGQFEIITFKAKPQGQQLTFTVSSKGGNYKGRYFVKTITFVIHGHSAAGKKLYVDDKLISTFGNKASSDKSYNFTVTLKNVPLKIEIK is encoded by the coding sequence ATGAAATTAAAATTTTCCTTTTTCTTCCTTTTAGTGTTTCTCTTTTCTACAGGGTTTGCACAAAAAGATATCTTTAAAAAAGATAACGGTGTATACATTTTTCAACAATATTCAAATAATATCATTAAGGTAACTTATACGCCCCATAACTACACTGCCAACGAAAATATAAGTGATGCTGTAATTCTAAAGCCAACTCTAAAGAATACTCATAAAGCTAAGTTGGTTTCTGAGGATAAGGATCATTTCATGCTTAAGGGCATTCCACTCAAAGGGAATAAAAAAATAATTTTTTCCGATTTTCTTGGCGGAGATAATTTTCGTGGGTTTGCCTTTAAACTGGATGAGGGCGAGCGTGTTTTTGGCGGGGGGGAAAGAGCCTTGCCTTTGAACAGAAGAGGGTATAAGTTTAATTTATATAATGGCCCTTGGTATGGGTATGGAGAAGGTGCGGATAATCTGAATTATTCTGTGCCGTTTGTAATGAGTAATAAAGGGTATGGATTGTTTTTCGATAATCCTTCGAGAGGATATTTTGATATAGGCAAGACTACTCCTGATTCGTTCATAGCTGGTTTTAGTGGAGGTGAATTAAATTTCTATATCATACTAGGGAAGGATTATAAAGAAATACTTTACCATTATCACCAACTTACAGGTACACAGCCTTTGCCCCCAAGATGGGCACTGGGTAATTTAATGAGCAGGTTTGGATATACCAGTCAGGAACAGGCAAATGATATCGTAGCAAAGATGAAAGAGCAAAAAGTACCGGTAGACGCAATTATTTTCGATCTTTTTTGGTTTGGCGATAGCATACAAAATACATTGGGAAATTTATCATGGGTGAATAAAACTAAATGGCCCGATCCTAAAAAGATGATCGGTGATTTTAAAAAGCAGCATATCAATACTATCTTAATAACTGAACCCTTTGTTGTAAAATCTTCTTCAAATTATACAAATACTACGCAATATCATGCTGTGGATAGCGCAGGGAAGCCTTATGTGTTGACCAATTTTTATTTTGGTAAAGGAGGTTTGCTAGACATGTTTAGAAAAGATGCCCGGCAATGGTTTTGGAGTAAGTACAAAGAACAAATGAAGCTGGGAGTAGAATCATGGTGGGGTGACTTGGGAGAGCCTGAAACACATCCTGCAGATATGTATCACAATTTGAAAGATATTGGATTTAAAAGATTGTTTAAAGCGGATGAAGTACACAATGCTTACGGTAATGTGTGGACGAAAATGTTGTTCGATCAATATGCTAAAGAATATCCGACAAAAAGATTGTTTAGTTTGAATAGAAGTGGTTTTGCAGGAACCCAACGTTATGGAATATTCCCTTGGAGTGGAGATGTAGGAAGAAGTTGGAGTGGATTAAGAGCACAATTGCCGGTAATGTTGGGCATGAGTATGAGTGGCATTCCGTATGTACACGCTGATGCTGGAGGTTTTGCAGGAGGTGAAGGTGATAATGAATTGTATGTTCGATGGTTGCAGTTTGCTGCCTTTACGCCTATATTCCGGCCGCATGGAACGGCATTGGGAGATGTAGATAAAAATGCGTTTAGCTTTCCCAGTGAGGCTGCTTTGATTGAAGAACCATATCGGAGTGAAGCGAAAGCCGCAATCAATCTGCGTTATGCTTTATTGCCATACAACTATACATTGGCATACAACCAAACAAAAAAGGGAGCCCCTTTGGTAGCACCATTATATTATTATTATCCAAATGATACAACTGCTTTAAATGTTGGGGATGAATTTATGTGGGGAGAAAACATTTTGGTAGCACCTGTTTTGGAAAAAGGGGTTAAAGAAAGAAGTGTTTACTTGCCCGGCGGAACCTGGTATGAATTGAAAAATACTTTTAATTCAGATTTGGCTTACAATACTCATGAAGGAAGTTTTGTCACACCGGTATTGAGTAATGAAATACCTGCGTATGTTAAAGCCGGCAGTTTCATTCCTATGATTAAAAGACCGGAAGGAACGAATACCAGTGGATATAATTTGGCGGATTTTACTGTTAACTATTATGCCGACAATAAATCGTCCGACTATGATTTGTTTGATGATGATGGCGTTACCAAGCAGTCTGTCACCAACGGACAATTTGAAATAATAACTTTTAAAGCAAAACCGCAAGGGCAACAGCTTACTTTCACAGTGTCTTCTAAAGGAGGAAACTACAAAGGAAGATATTTTGTTAAAACAATAACATTTGTCATTCATGGTCATTCAGCCGCAGGTAAAAAATTATATGTTGATGATAAACTTATTTCCACTTTTGGTAATAAGGCTTCATCAGATAAAAGTTATAATTTTACAGTGACATTGAAAAATGTTCCTTTGAAAATTGAAATAAAATAA
- the prmA gene encoding 50S ribosomal protein L11 methyltransferase: MNFLQFDFETQDQEQSEQLIALLSEQGFDGFEEDGNTLLAFIPESKFDVVSFEKTLEMFSILAYSKTELENINWNKRWEENFDPVVVDDFVAIRAHFHHPIKNVQHEIIITPKMSFGTGHHATTHLMIQLMRKLDISGKEVLDFGTGTGVLAILAQKLGASKIVAIDYDEWSVTNTLENIEKNGSLGILVEQKDAVPDTGKYDIILANINLNVILDNISAMQKIMPQGAKLLLSGLLSENEEEVKDALKDNYFKYLSTSKRGDWIAMLAEKL; encoded by the coding sequence ATGAACTTCTTGCAATTTGATTTTGAAACTCAGGATCAAGAACAATCAGAACAATTAATTGCACTTTTAAGTGAGCAAGGCTTCGATGGATTTGAAGAGGATGGTAATACCTTACTTGCCTTTATTCCCGAATCTAAATTTGATGTTGTCAGTTTTGAAAAAACATTGGAGATGTTTTCGATTCTGGCATATTCAAAAACTGAACTTGAAAATATTAACTGGAATAAAAGATGGGAAGAAAATTTCGATCCGGTTGTAGTAGATGATTTTGTGGCGATACGGGCTCACTTTCATCACCCGATAAAAAACGTACAACATGAAATAATCATTACTCCAAAAATGAGTTTTGGTACCGGGCACCACGCCACCACTCATTTAATGATTCAGTTGATGAGGAAATTGGATATCTCTGGGAAAGAGGTATTGGATTTTGGAACAGGCACCGGGGTATTGGCAATTTTGGCCCAAAAGTTAGGCGCTTCAAAAATAGTTGCGATAGATTATGACGAGTGGAGTGTAACCAATACACTTGAAAATATCGAGAAAAATGGTTCGTTAGGAATATTGGTAGAACAAAAAGATGCCGTACCCGATACAGGGAAATATGATATCATTCTTGCCAATATTAATCTGAATGTAATTCTTGATAATATCTCAGCGATGCAAAAGATCATGCCCCAGGGGGCGAAATTGTTGTTGAGTGGTTTGCTCTCAGAAAATGAAGAAGAGGTTAAAGATGCTTTAAAAGACAATTATTTCAAATATTTATCAACATCAAAAAGAGGAGATTGGATAGCCATGCTAGCTGAAAAACTCTGA
- the plsY gene encoding glycerol-3-phosphate 1-O-acyltransferase PlsY, with amino-acid sequence MKEFFLIVIAYLIGSIPTALIISKSFFGVDIRNYGSGNMGATNTFRVLGSKYGTIVMIFDIGKGMLAVALYNFLPHYLHNDWDKTNLMVGLGLASVLGHIFPIFAQFKGGKGVATLFGMILAVQPVIAISCVSVFLLVLFLTRYVSLSSILAGLSLPICVLWIWNDDVTIYRIFAVLVAVLIVLTHQKNIVKILRGNESRVPILKYRDRRKSRRNK; translated from the coding sequence ATGAAGGAATTTTTTCTAATTGTAATAGCTTATCTTATTGGTTCAATACCAACGGCTTTGATTATCAGCAAAAGCTTTTTTGGTGTAGATATCCGTAATTACGGTAGTGGCAATATGGGTGCTACAAATACTTTTAGAGTATTAGGTTCTAAATATGGTACCATTGTGATGATATTCGATATTGGTAAAGGAATGTTAGCCGTTGCTTTATACAATTTCTTACCTCATTATTTGCATAACGATTGGGATAAGACCAACCTGATGGTTGGGTTGGGGCTTGCATCTGTCCTGGGGCATATCTTCCCCATATTTGCCCAATTCAAAGGCGGTAAAGGTGTAGCTACATTATTCGGGATGATCTTGGCTGTACAACCAGTTATAGCTATCAGTTGTGTAAGTGTTTTTTTATTAGTGCTTTTTCTTACTCGTTACGTTTCATTAAGTTCTATTCTGGCTGGTTTAAGTTTGCCTATCTGTGTGCTATGGATCTGGAATGATGATGTAACCATATACAGGATATTTGCTGTATTAGTGGCGGTGCTTATAGTGCTTACACATCAAAAGAATATCGTCAAAATTTTAAGAGGTAACGAAAGCCGTGTACCTATCTTAAAGTATAGAGACAGACGTAAGTCTCGTCGCAATAAATAA
- a CDS encoding M48 family metallopeptidase, producing the protein MKKIFFLVFSLAFALGCTRNAVTGRNQLSLLPESQLQQMALQEYKQFLSQNKVVSTSASKDAEMVRRVGTRIAAAITDYYTKQGKGNVLSGYQWEFNLVDNKEVNAWCMPGGKVVVYTGLLPIAQNEAALAIVLGHEITHAVASHGNERMSQTMLAQGLGVAGDMLTSGNSKVNGIFNNTFGIGAQVGVLLPNSRKQEYEADHYGLLFAAMAGYNPREAIPFWQRMSQAGGSNKPPEFLATHPADENRIAKLQEYMDEALSYYKPVK; encoded by the coding sequence ATGAAAAAAATATTCTTTCTCGTTTTCTCTTTAGCCTTTGCATTGGGGTGTACACGCAATGCAGTAACTGGGCGTAATCAATTATCTCTTTTACCCGAAAGCCAATTGCAGCAAATGGCTTTACAGGAGTATAAGCAGTTCTTGTCACAAAATAAAGTAGTAAGTACTTCTGCCAGTAAGGATGCCGAGATGGTGAGAAGGGTAGGTACCAGGATTGCAGCAGCTATTACAGATTATTATACCAAACAAGGAAAGGGGAATGTTTTAAGTGGTTATCAATGGGAGTTTAATTTAGTTGATAACAAGGAAGTAAATGCATGGTGTATGCCGGGTGGTAAAGTGGTAGTGTATACCGGACTGCTTCCTATTGCACAAAATGAAGCTGCTTTAGCAATTGTTCTAGGGCACGAGATCACTCATGCTGTAGCGAGCCATGGGAATGAAAGAATGAGTCAGACAATGTTGGCACAAGGCTTAGGTGTAGCCGGCGATATGTTAACAAGTGGAAACAGTAAAGTCAACGGTATTTTTAATAACACTTTTGGTATAGGAGCACAGGTGGGTGTTTTGTTGCCCAATAGTCGTAAACAGGAATATGAGGCTGACCATTATGGTTTACTCTTCGCTGCAATGGCAGGGTACAATCCAAGAGAAGCGATTCCTTTTTGGCAGAGAATGAGTCAGGCCGGCGGAAGTAATAAGCCTCCTGAATTTTTGGCTACTCATCCGGCAGATGAGAACAGAATTGCTAAATTGCAGGAATATATGGATGAAGCATTAAGTTATTATAAGCCAGTTAAATAG